The DNA sequence TGCTTTAGTTCAATTTTACTTGCTACGTTTCTTCTTATTTCTCTCCTTGTATTTCACATGCTCACCTCATAACCAGGCAGCAGTCATCAGGTAGAGACGAGCAAGTTATGAGTTGCAAGTTAAGAGATTTTGGTGAATCCTACTTGGGATGTTTAAGTAAGCTAAAAATGGTTTTCACTACATTTGCTGCTTAGTCAGTCTCTCTGTATTGGAGTTAGCTGAATGGTAGCAGCATGTGAAACAcatctgctgcttcctcttttgAAAGCGGAACCACACTTTTGGCATGTCAGTAAGTTTCAACCATCAGCTGCAGATGAATCCTGCCAGAACTCTGACTAATGAACCGTTGCGTAAAAAAATAACCCTACACTTTCCAAATGTGGAAACCCGTTCTGCTTTTAATGTACTGAGGGGACCCTTCTGCGCAGCTCTACCTCAGTTTTGTGCCAGTTGAAGCAGTTGTGtttgaagtggttgaatgcaGCCTTGTAGCAAGCGTGCTGGGAGAGATCGGCTCTCTGGTCGAGAATCTGCTCGGTCTCGAGCTTACTGCCGGTCACCCTCTCCACCACTTCACGCATGGTATCAGCCATCGTCTCCCtgacctgaacacaaacacacacacatattcacacatgaAATCTGTAATATGAGACCTGTTATGGTGGAATTTGTGCAGTAAAGTCACGACAAGTAGTTTTTACCTTGAGGTGGGTGCTGATCTCCATCAGCATCCCCCTTGCAACTCTGATATCATTGGAGGCCATCAACTTCCTCTTGAGGATGGCCAGAGGAACATCGGGACTCGGGGTCAGATCTGGgtttgtgattggctgcagggtcATTGGGGGAGCAGAGGGGCTGTTTGCCTTGGAGTTACCCTGGAATGCCATAACCTTCATGTGTGCCATAGTCTGTGGAGATAGAAACAAACTCAAGGTAAGTATCAAAATATGTCACAAAGACTTCAAGATATCACAAGAATCTGGCTCTACATTTTCCCTTCTTCAGCAGTTTTCCTTCAGTCATTCTCTCACCTTGTTTCCGTACTGCTGGACatggctggtgtttgtgtgactcTTCACGATCTTGAACTGCTTCACCAAAGTTTCTTTGTTCAGGTCCTCctgaaagcacaaaaaaacatcatcacataAAAATAGgtaacaaaatgtttccaatgCACAGGAATAAATCAAAGTAACCTGTAAATCTATAACAGTTTCAGAATTTAATAAATGAACGGTGTTTTTTCTTTCGATGAAGTTCCTGTTTTGGATGCTTCTTCAGTAAATTATTATAGGCCTATGAGTGATATCAATGCTGCTAATGCAAACATACCACACAGTTTTTATTCTGcaggttaaaacaaacaaactgctgctgctgttggaaaCGCTCACCACTTCCTTTTCCTGCCCTTTGAAACCAGGTGCTTGGAACAGCAAATACACCTTTAATGTACCTCATATAGTTGCTTTCGTATCATTAAAATCAGTCTGTAACCAACTACCGTTACATGAAAATACAGGCAACTAAAGACAGATACACATACTAACATCTGGTAAAGCACGCAAAACTGTTTCAGTGGTAGTTCCCACTTCAACAGGTGACATTGTATATTCATAGCAATGGAAACAGCTAataaaaacccaacattttcTTCTCCTTATAGCCAAGATTTCAATAACACAACTGGCTAACATTGTGTAGCCTTTATTGTGACGTCTTCACAGgaaatacattgtttttgtcaccGAGGTTAGCACTAAAAgtacacatttattcatttcttgaCATGTTTATTGGCATACAGAGTGTCGCTACTTCACTGTGATTGAAATAAAACACCCACCACATCAGAGTCCTCCATCCAGTTCACACTGTACCAGTCTCCCAGGTACGTGTCCCTCTTCTCGTCATAGTAGCAGGCGTAAGAGGACTCATGAGGGTTGGCTGCTGTGGTGGCgtacactgaaaaaacacagagagacagtttgactgaaaatgatttttcagGAGTTTTTCAGGAGGCAAAACCTAAACACAAATCACATGTCTGTTTGAGAAGCttagaaacatttaaaacacagcacatgAGGCTCCAGAAGAGTGTAAAGTTCAAAAGTGGATATGTGTGAAAATGAACTGCTGCTTTACATTTAGACTTGTGGGAGGTGTGTGAAAACTCTGGTTAACACAATAAAACCAGAACTTTGATCCATGTCCTGTTATGGTTATCACATGAGGCTGAACACATGACAGAGTGACTGGGCTCACAAATTGCCACAAACCATAAGACTGACCTCAGTGTTTGATGAGACACAACATAGTCACAAACTAAAGTGCTGATCCCAGTCTAGTCCAAAGATGACATGTAAATCAttgaggggaagaaaagggCCTATAAATCACATGAACCTTTGCTGGCGAAATCTGCTGATTTGGTTTTAAGTTGTGGCTTTAAATTCATCATCAAATGTAGGTGAGGTCTAAAGGTCACAAGGAGAAGTCAAGTTCAAAATGAATCCAACGACTGACGCTTCATATTGATCCTTCGTCAGGACAGAAGCTTCATTATCTTCTGGTTTCACTGAAAAGTGACTGATAAGCTTAAGTTTGACTCACCATCGATATCAGTAGGCAGGTGGTTCATCATTGACCCGGACTCACATGCCTCGATGTAAAACaccatctgtgcatgtgtgtgtgggcggaaagaagataaaaacaagttttatcGTCTAATCTTCCACCGCAGCTTCCTACACCATCACCTGACTGTATACATGTCATATAGTATCATATAGTATAGTGAGCGATTAAGCCACATACAGTAagtctaaaaaaacaacaggagcaTGTTGTAACGTacctttttgtatttcttattgTCGTGCATGTATTTAATGGCTGCTTGGAAGTCGTCTACGCTGAGCTgcagacaaaaagagaggacagaaactgcttttaatttaaatgttttaaagtgtcCTGCTGGATTCTACATACAAACCATTCAAGATATAAACAGtacacagttgttgttgttacagtcAGTGTCAAAAGGCTGCAATTAACAACTGTTTTCTTTATAAGTTAATCTGCCATATAATTTcttaataattgattaaaatgtgGTAAGCAGACGGTGAATTTGGAAAAAGTTAgatgattgttgagtctcaatCCCAGGATGTCACACTCAGTTGGGttcagtatttgacaacctgtgaatgagacacaACGACTTGCTATCTTTCTCTAGAATTGCCTTCCctgaaaatgagacaaaatgtgCAAGTGAAAGATGCTCATCACCATTCTTCAAAGCCTAAAGTGAAGTCTGAAAATTGCTTTCTCTTGACCCATTGAATCTTTGCCTTTGTAAGGAGGAAATCAATTATCAACATTGCTGGCAATTAATTGTCTTTCAGTCAACTTACAGATCAGTTggctaattgttgcagctctttaCGATACATTATAGACAGGAATATTGTGCCATTATTCCACTTGCCATCTGTTTAAAAGCTACAGAGGCGGAATGGGGGCAGAGTGTTGTTCTGCCTCTGATCACCAGTGGAGGTAgtaacagagctgcagcacaacagGGAGGTGTTAGCCAGTGTTGTTCggtgtaaagaaaaacaatgggGTTTAGAGGTGCGATGGCAAAATCTAAAAGGGGCTAATAATACCTTTCCTGTTTCAAAGACTTCATGGTGCAGCATCAACTATTTTTTAAAAGGTCAAAACACTGCTCAGATGTTAAATAAAGGTATTCAAATATGTAAAAGGCAACATGACTCATCATCATATGACTGGCATATAGCTGCCTGGGAAAACAAGTTTGATAGCATTAGAATATTTAGTTCCTGGTGTATATTCTGTGGTTAAGAGCTGGCTCATCTGTCTGATGCTTGTGGGTAATGAGCAGGAAGAAGTAAAGTGCTCACATCATCATTGGGAAAGGCCAGAATACCAGGCGCCCCGTGGTCTGTGAAGTACACAAACACGTGATCGTTGGGGCCGCTGCCAAGACAAAGAGAGCAGAGTTATAAACATAATCTGGACAAACCAGATTTTTTTGATATCAAGTTTCATCTCTTTATGAGATTCACTCCTCCATATCTTGTTTTCTTCGATCACTTGCCTCTTCAACACTTTTCCCGAACCCCCTTTGACTTTTGAGGCGTCGCCCTTCAGCACAGCCAGAAAGTTTTCTGGGGTCACAtcctgcagaaagaaaaaaaacacccactcaGAAATCAAAGTTTGCTGCACACAGCTGTTTGAATGTGAAGAGCACTACTAATGGTAAACATTTACTCCAGAGTTTTGTACAAATATTTCCACTCACATTGCCAGTGTAGTCTTTAGGAACTCCCTTGTAAACATCAGTGCCGTTTGGCCTGTTGATCAGTATCCCAGGAGTGGGGTTGCTGGGAACGAAAACATGATTCAGAGTTAAAAAGCGGGAAATGAAAATGGCTGACAAAACGTTTTGTCATGATGATGGAAAGCAGATGAATGATCAACGGATCAGGTGACAGCTCCACAATGTTTCACACTCGTTTCCCTTTTCACTACAGAGTCACTCTCTGGAACAACAACCACCATCCTTATCTATCTTATTGTAACAGCTCTGTTACAGTCGTTTATGTAGAGCTGAAACTTTCCTTTGTCTCGTGCGACTGTAGCCAGAACAAGTTTTAGATTGTCAgtcggacaaaacaagacatttaaaggtgtAAACTTGGGATTTAGGACTGTGACGGACAGTTTTCAccattgtttgacattttgtagacaATGGATGCAAATTAGAAGCAAAAAATTACTCTAATCTAAGACTAAACCCGTCTGTCACTACTCAACAACTAGCCCAACGAGATCAAACCCATACTGAGGCAACTACGTGGCTAAAACAGAATAATACCAGCTTATATAAAGAAAactttttgtatgttttaaattagaaagtacttttattttatctaaaTTCAATCATAGACAATTTACtaagaaaataatctgcagttaagtcaataatgaaaatgactgtTTGTTGCAGTCATCCATTCGTGATAAGattaaatcaatgaaaaaaCATTCGAGTGAACTTGAAAAGGCGTCTGTTATCAGTTCAAGTGGCCATCGATTTGTCTTCATGTGACATCATGCAAGCTGCACGGCTAGTTAGTTATTAACCAAAAATCCAATGTATGAGGATAATGATGAGGATACAATACAATCACTGTTGCATAACTTATCTTTAAAACTTGACCTACATTATGTGGAGATACTTTGATACATGGACACTCAGTCGAAGCAGAGGAACAACCGTATTCCTCAGCTTGTCATTGGTTGCTTACTACTAAATTATCCCACTTCAGCCTTCTTAAACACCTCAGCGTGTAGCAGCGATCCCATTTGACTGAAACTGTGGGATCTGCTTTCACTACGGCTCCTCTATCCACACATCATGTCCGTAACGTAACTGCAGGAACACTGAAATCAGTTCCTTGTGACTTCGCTCAGTGAGTCTCTTTGACAGCTTGTtaacagtgctgctgctctgacaaaGAACCACACAGGGCTGACATACCACAGCGAAATGAGAAATACCGACATGTCTGTGGTTTATAAGCGGGGCTGTATATGAGTACAGTACTTTCCTAATCAAAGGGCACAATGTAGTTTCGGAGAAGAAATCCAGACACTCAACCTTCTAATACTGTAAAGATTTATAGGGTAATAACAGAAACTAAGAAATTGTTTTtatccataactgaatgaagaagctgttctcagagggaaagtAAGGTCCCCTGAACACTGTTTAGAGCTAgtaaggtggcagggtccgccacatataaaaaaaaaaagtaaaacagtgtgaaactgtgtcatcctttaaggtcagtgtggtcattcagtcattaaaacaaagagggtttgtttatttagtttcatttgGCGTAATCAGTCAATGGGGATCTTTCTCCCCTGATCAAATGTTTTTCCCCAGAACTACactgttcaccttttaaagTTTCACTTTTCATACCAACGATTTAAgcttataaatgtattattagtATTGATC is a window from the Acanthopagrus latus isolate v.2019 chromosome 16, fAcaLat1.1, whole genome shotgun sequence genome containing:
- the lgmn gene encoding legumain, with protein sequence MFKSVFAVLLGLSLGLVNALPTQEPDKGKNWVVIVAGSSGWYNYRHQADACHAYQIVHKNGIPDEQIVVMMYDDLAQNEDNPTPGILINRPNGTDVYKGVPKDYTGNDVTPENFLAVLKGDASKVKGGSGKVLKSGPNDHVFVYFTDHGAPGILAFPNDDLSVDDFQAAIKYMHDNKKYKKMVFYIEACESGSMMNHLPTDIDVYATTAANPHESSYACYYDEKRDTYLGDWYSVNWMEDSDVEDLNKETLVKQFKIVKSHTNTSHVQQYGNKTMAHMKVMAFQGNSKANSPSAPPMTLQPITNPDLTPSPDVPLAILKRKLMASNDIRVARGMLMEISTHLKVRETMADTMREVVERVTGSKLETEQILDQRADLSQHACYKAAFNHFKHNCFNWHKTEYEYALRHLYALVNLCERGYSADSIQSAMDAACHFRK